In Streptomyces sp. NBC_00704, a genomic segment contains:
- a CDS encoding polyribonucleotide nucleotidyltransferase: MENETHYAEAVIDNGSFGTRTIRFETGRLAKQAAGSAVAYLDDDTMVLSATTASKNPKDQLDFFPLTVDVEERMYAAGKIPGSFFRREGRPSEDAILTCRLIDRPLRPSFKKGLRNEIQVVATIMALNPDHLYDVVAINAASASTQLAGLPFSGPIGGVRVALINGQWVAFPTHTELEDAVFDMVVAGRVLEDGDVAIMMVEAEATEKTIQLVAGGAEAPTEEVVASGLDAAKPFIKVLCKAQADLAAKAAKPTGEFPVFLDYQDDILEALSAAVRPELASALTIAGKQDREAELDRVKALAAEKLLPEFEGREKEISAAYRSLTKQLVRERVIKEKKRIDGRGVTDIRTLAAEVEAIPRVHGSALFERGETQILGVTTLNMLRMEQQLDTLSPVTRKRYMHNYNFPPYSVGETGRVGSPKRREIGHGALAERAIVPVLPTREEFPYAIRQVSEALGSNGSTSMGSVCASTMSLLNAGVPLKAPVAGIAMGLISQEINGETHYVALTDILGAEDAFGDMDFKVAGTKEFVTALQLDTKLDGIPASVLAAALKQARDARLHILDVMMEAIDTPDEMSPNAPRIITVKIPVDKIGEVIGPKGKMINQIQEDTGAEITIEDDGTIYIGAQVGSQAEAARATINGIANPTMPEVGERYLGTVVKTTTFGAFVSLLPGKDGLLHISQIRKLAGGKRVENVEDVLGVGSKVQVEIAEIDSRGKLSLIPVIEGEEAAEDTKDDSDK, from the coding sequence GTGGAGAACGAGACCCACTACGCCGAGGCCGTCATCGACAACGGCTCCTTCGGCACCCGCACCATCCGCTTCGAGACGGGCCGCCTGGCCAAGCAGGCCGCCGGCTCCGCCGTGGCGTACCTGGACGACGACACCATGGTGCTGTCGGCCACCACCGCCTCCAAGAACCCCAAGGACCAGCTCGACTTCTTCCCCCTCACGGTGGACGTCGAGGAGCGGATGTACGCCGCCGGCAAGATCCCCGGCAGCTTCTTCCGCCGTGAGGGCCGTCCCTCCGAGGACGCCATCCTCACCTGCCGGCTGATCGACCGCCCGCTGCGCCCGTCCTTCAAGAAGGGCCTGCGCAACGAGATCCAGGTCGTCGCCACGATCATGGCGCTCAACCCCGACCACCTGTACGACGTCGTGGCGATCAACGCCGCCTCCGCGTCGACGCAGCTGGCCGGCCTGCCCTTCTCCGGCCCGATCGGCGGCGTCCGCGTCGCGCTGATCAACGGCCAGTGGGTCGCGTTCCCGACGCACACCGAGCTCGAGGACGCCGTCTTCGACATGGTGGTCGCCGGCCGCGTCCTGGAGGACGGCGACGTCGCGATCATGATGGTCGAGGCCGAGGCCACCGAGAAGACCATCCAGCTCGTCGCGGGCGGCGCCGAGGCGCCGACCGAGGAGGTCGTCGCCTCCGGTCTGGACGCCGCGAAGCCCTTCATCAAGGTGCTCTGCAAGGCCCAGGCCGACCTCGCCGCCAAGGCCGCGAAGCCGACCGGCGAGTTCCCGGTCTTCCTCGACTACCAGGACGACATCCTGGAGGCGCTGTCCGCCGCCGTCCGCCCGGAGCTGGCCTCCGCGCTGACCATCGCGGGCAAGCAGGACCGCGAGGCCGAGCTGGACCGCGTCAAGGCGCTCGCCGCCGAGAAGCTCCTGCCGGAGTTCGAGGGCCGCGAGAAGGAGATCTCCGCCGCGTACCGCTCCCTGACCAAGCAGCTCGTCCGCGAGCGCGTGATCAAGGAGAAGAAGCGCATCGACGGCCGCGGCGTCACGGACATCCGTACGCTCGCCGCCGAGGTCGAGGCCATCCCGCGCGTGCACGGCTCGGCGCTGTTCGAGCGTGGCGAGACCCAGATCCTGGGCGTCACCACCCTCAACATGCTCCGCATGGAGCAGCAGCTGGACACCCTCTCCCCGGTGACCCGCAAGCGCTACATGCACAACTACAACTTCCCGCCGTACTCCGTCGGCGAGACCGGCCGCGTCGGCTCCCCGAAGCGCCGCGAGATCGGCCACGGCGCGCTCGCCGAGCGCGCCATCGTGCCGGTCCTGCCGACGCGCGAGGAGTTCCCCTACGCGATCCGCCAGGTGTCCGAGGCCCTCGGCTCCAACGGCTCGACGTCCATGGGCTCGGTCTGCGCCTCCACCATGTCGCTGCTGAACGCCGGTGTGCCCCTCAAGGCCCCCGTCGCCGGCATCGCCATGGGCCTGATCTCCCAGGAGATCAACGGCGAGACGCACTACGTCGCCCTCACCGACATCCTCGGTGCGGAGGACGCCTTCGGCGACATGGACTTCAAGGTCGCCGGCACCAAGGAGTTCGTCACCGCCCTCCAGCTCGACACCAAGCTGGACGGCATCCCGGCCTCCGTCCTGGCCGCGGCCCTCAAGCAGGCCCGCGACGCCCGCCTCCACATCCTCGACGTGATGATGGAAGCGATCGACACGCCGGACGAGATGTCCCCCAACGCCCCGCGGATCATCACCGTCAAGATCCCCGTGGACAAGATCGGCGAGGTCATCGGCCCGAAGGGCAAGATGATCAACCAGATCCAGGAGGACACCGGCGCCGAGATCACGATCGAGGACGACGGCACCATCTACATCGGCGCCCAGGTCGGCTCGCAGGCCGAGGCGGCCCGCGCCACGATCAACGGCATCGCCAACCCGACCATGCCGGAGGTCGGCGAGCGCTACCTGGGCACGGTCGTCAAGACCACGACCTTCGGTGCGTTCGTGTCGCTGCTCCCGGGCAAGGACGGTCTGCTGCACATCTCGCAGATCCGCAAGCTCGCCGGCGGCAAGCGCGTGGAGAACGTCGAGGACGTGCTCGGCGTGGGCTCCAAGGTCCAGGTCGAGATCGCCGAGATCGACTCGCGCGGCAAGCTCTCCCTGATCCCCGTGATCGAGGGCGAGGAAGCTGCTGAGGACACGAAGGACGACTCCGACAAGTGA
- the dapB gene encoding 4-hydroxy-tetrahydrodipicolinate reductase, protein MSKLRVAVLGANGRIGSEAVRAVEAAEDMELVAALGRGDKLETLTETGAQVAVELTTPASVMDNLEFCVGHGIHAVVGTTGWTDERLAQLGGWLDASPRTGVLIAPNFSIGAVLTMKFAQIAAPYFESVEVVELHHPKKVDAPSGTATRTAQLIAAARRDAGTAPAPDATETGLDGARGANVDGIPVHAVRLRGLLAHQEVLLGGEGETLTVRHDSLHHSSFMPGILLGARKVVSTPGLTFGLEHFLDLN, encoded by the coding sequence ATGAGCAAGCTGCGCGTGGCCGTCCTCGGCGCCAACGGCCGGATCGGCTCCGAGGCGGTCCGGGCGGTCGAGGCCGCCGAGGACATGGAACTGGTGGCCGCCCTCGGCCGCGGCGACAAGCTGGAGACGCTGACGGAGACCGGCGCCCAGGTCGCCGTCGAGCTGACCACCCCTGCCTCGGTCATGGACAACCTGGAGTTCTGCGTCGGACACGGCATCCACGCCGTCGTCGGCACCACCGGCTGGACCGACGAACGCCTCGCGCAGCTCGGCGGCTGGCTGGACGCCTCCCCCCGCACGGGCGTGCTCATCGCGCCCAACTTCTCCATCGGGGCCGTCCTCACCATGAAGTTCGCGCAGATCGCCGCGCCCTACTTCGAGTCCGTCGAGGTCGTGGAACTGCACCACCCCAAGAAGGTGGACGCCCCCTCCGGCACCGCCACGCGCACCGCCCAGCTCATCGCCGCGGCCCGCCGCGACGCGGGCACCGCACCGGCGCCGGACGCCACCGAGACGGGCCTGGACGGGGCGCGCGGCGCGAACGTGGACGGCATCCCCGTGCACGCCGTCCGGCTGCGCGGACTGCTGGCCCATCAGGAGGTCCTGCTGGGCGGCGAGGGCGAGACCCTCACCGTCCGCCACGACTCGCTGCACCACAGCAGCTTCATGCCGGGCAT
- a CDS encoding M16 family metallopeptidase, whose product MTSSSSQATARTSSEARAVARTQTLIKGTAGIGVVRKTTLPGGLRIVTETLPSVRSATFGIWAHVGSRDETPSLNGATHYLEHLLFKGTDRRSALDISSAIDAVGGEMNAFTAKEYTCYYARVLDTDLPLAIDVVCDMLTGSLIREEDVNVERGAILEEIAMTDDDPGDCVHDLFAQTMFGDTALGRPVLGTVDTVNALTADRIRRFYKKHYDPTHLVVAAAGNIDHDKVVRQVRAAFDKAGAFRSADAEPIAPRDGRRAIRTSGRVELIGRKTEQAHVVLGMPGLARTDDRRWALGVLNTALGGGMSSRLFQEVREKRGLAYSVYSYTSGFADCGLFGVYAGCRPSQVHDVLKICRDELDQVAEQGLSDDEIARAIGQVRGSTVLGLEDTGALMNRIGKSELCWGEQMSVDDMLARIAAVTPDEVRSVARDILGRRPSLSVIGPLKDKQAARLHDAVA is encoded by the coding sequence GTGACGTCGAGTAGCTCCCAGGCGACGGCCCGCACTTCTTCGGAGGCGCGGGCCGTCGCCCGTACCCAAACCCTGATCAAGGGCACGGCCGGCATCGGCGTCGTCCGCAAGACCACCCTCCCGGGCGGCCTGCGCATCGTCACCGAGACCCTCCCCTCGGTCCGCTCCGCCACCTTCGGCATCTGGGCGCACGTCGGCTCCCGCGACGAGACGCCGTCCCTGAACGGCGCCACGCACTACCTGGAGCACCTCCTCTTCAAGGGGACGGACCGCAGGTCGGCGCTGGACATCTCGTCCGCCATAGACGCGGTCGGCGGCGAGATGAACGCGTTCACGGCGAAGGAGTACACGTGCTACTACGCGCGCGTGCTCGACACCGACCTGCCGCTCGCCATCGACGTCGTCTGCGACATGCTGACCGGCTCGCTCATCCGCGAGGAGGACGTCAACGTCGAGCGCGGGGCGATCCTCGAAGAGATCGCCATGACCGACGACGACCCCGGCGACTGCGTGCACGACCTGTTCGCGCAGACGATGTTCGGGGACACCGCCCTGGGCCGCCCGGTCCTCGGCACCGTCGACACGGTCAACGCCCTCACCGCCGACCGCATCCGCCGCTTCTACAAGAAGCACTACGACCCCACCCACCTGGTGGTCGCGGCCGCCGGCAACATCGACCACGACAAGGTCGTGCGCCAGGTCCGCGCCGCCTTCGACAAGGCCGGCGCCTTCCGGAGCGCCGACGCCGAGCCCATCGCCCCGCGCGACGGCCGGCGCGCGATCCGCACCTCGGGCCGCGTCGAGCTGATCGGCCGCAAGACGGAACAGGCGCACGTCGTCCTCGGCATGCCCGGCCTGGCCCGCACGGACGACCGCCGCTGGGCGCTCGGCGTGCTGAACACCGCCCTGGGCGGCGGCATGTCCTCCCGGCTCTTCCAGGAGGTCCGCGAGAAGCGCGGCCTGGCCTACAGCGTGTACTCGTACACCTCGGGCTTCGCCGACTGCGGTCTGTTCGGCGTGTACGCGGGCTGCCGGCCCTCACAGGTGCACGACGTCCTGAAGATCTGCCGCGACGAACTCGACCAGGTCGCCGAGCAGGGTCTGTCGGACGACGAGATCGCCCGCGCGATCGGCCAGGTGAGGGGCTCCACGGTCCTCGGCCTGGAGGACACCGGCGCGCTGATGAACCGCATCGGCAAGAGCGAGCTGTGCTGGGGCGAGCAGATGTCGGTCGACGACATGCTCGCCCGGATCGCCGCCGTGACCCCGGACGAGGTCCGTTCGGTGGCCCGCGACATCCTGGGACGACGCCCCTCGCTGTCGGTCATCGGCCCGCTCAAGGACAAGCAGGCCGCCCGCCTGCACGACGCGGTCGCCTGA